A genome region from Clostridium pasteurianum includes the following:
- a CDS encoding M16 family metallopeptidase produces MRLNNDLNYNKVDQLESGTLRNGIKYYIYNNDVKEKLVRVSLVVKVGSLMEKSSKNGIAHFVEHMCIYNSDFAFKNKSNKNNLMLGYTDFEETVYFLNCEVDAIEDVLNNFKNILNGRNIVRTSMNSIKEELKMEIINESKTSKIKLQQAILPELIRVEDIKDKLPLGNLECILNLSFEEVQRFHNNLYKPENSAVFIVGSIEKYKVKKLLEKIFLTIEGCDLNYLKPTVKHSISSKKVLLNIVDNINYDEMQLYYLKPNLNYKSMEDLKLKIINYFALILIEEYIEEALRNNKVDFSNLKFVSEMLLSELNFNILELKVKQGILEKAKHVLNIIRKLKLYGISEKQFTEYKENFLYELTEYYSNNKVASNKIITKECINNYLYNEPLISVKHEYDLCCSIIKKISFRDFNIIIEKTLKNENMLISLNCKEGLSKDKDELDRIFRLNC; encoded by the coding sequence ATGAGATTAAATAATGATTTAAATTATAATAAAGTAGATCAATTAGAATCAGGAACTTTGAGAAATGGTATTAAATATTATATATATAATAATGATGTTAAAGAAAAATTAGTAAGAGTATCGTTAGTGGTTAAAGTAGGATCCTTAATGGAAAAGAGCAGCAAAAATGGAATAGCTCATTTTGTTGAACATATGTGTATTTATAATAGTGATTTTGCATTTAAAAATAAATCAAATAAAAATAATTTAATGTTAGGTTATACTGATTTTGAAGAAACAGTTTATTTTTTGAATTGTGAAGTGGATGCAATTGAAGATGTTTTAAATAATTTTAAGAACATATTAAATGGACGTAATATTGTGAGGACAAGCATGAATTCAATAAAAGAAGAATTGAAAATGGAAATAATTAATGAAAGCAAAACATCAAAAATTAAATTACAGCAAGCTATTTTACCTGAACTAATTAGAGTTGAAGATATAAAAGATAAACTGCCTTTAGGAAATTTAGAATGCATTCTTAATTTGAGTTTTGAAGAAGTACAAAGGTTTCATAATAATTTGTACAAGCCAGAAAATAGTGCTGTTTTCATAGTAGGTTCAATTGAAAAATACAAAGTTAAAAAATTATTAGAGAAAATATTTTTAACTATTGAAGGATGTGATTTAAATTATTTAAAACCAACAGTTAAGCACAGTATAAGTTCAAAAAAAGTATTACTGAACATTGTTGATAATATTAATTATGATGAAATGCAGTTATATTATTTAAAACCAAACTTGAATTATAAATCCATGGAAGATTTAAAGTTAAAAATAATAAATTATTTTGCTTTGATATTGATTGAAGAATATATTGAAGAAGCATTAAGAAATAACAAAGTGGATTTTAGTAATTTAAAATTTGTTTCAGAAATGTTGTTAAGTGAATTGAATTTTAATATTTTAGAATTAAAAGTTAAACAAGGTATTCTTGAGAAAGCTAAGCATGTACTTAATATTATAAGAAAACTAAAACTTTATGGAATTTCAGAAAAACAATTTACAGAATATAAAGAAAATTTTTTATATGAGCTAACAGAATATTATAGTAATAATAAAGTGGCTAGTAATAAAATTATAACTAAAGAATGTATAAATAATTATTTATATAATGAGCCATTAATTTCTGTTAAGCATGAATATGATTTATGTTGTTCTATTATTAAAAAAATATCATTTAGGGATTTCAATATTATCATAGAAAAGACTTTAAAAAATGAGAATATGCTAATATCACTAAATTGTAAAGAAGGTTTATCTAAAGATAAAGATGAACTTGATAGAATATTCAGATTAAATTGCTAA
- a CDS encoding radical SAM protein gives MKMECSLSKEDEYIEYFKKNTNSPRVLAKLFKTDSLCYIYDTGTSKVLNCSELEYKILKKIITGKIDEIANLKNEINEEEYFEAMANIKDSIEQEDILKGGNEFKFVSPGHFEELDDELDNKVRQIVLELTGKCNLRCSYCIYSNDYTERRNFNENDMTEDVAKRAIDYINLHGDKEKGVAVTFYGGEALIKFDLLKKCVDYARKTITDKEVTFSVTSNLTLMTKEIAEYIASVKGFSLTASIDGPQEIHDSSRRDINGKGSFERAIRGLRYVVDAFGEDTENRLTLSMVFNRPFSFEKIKKIDNFFKSLDWLPEKINKNVTYPTVSDVNYDEVEKMIEKTGGVTDYLRIWSAETYLNKVKNSEDKEFFLRGAVESPFIRIHNRPILIKHIKDNNLNACCIPGGRKIYVSTNGDFLVCERIDGSPVIGNVYDGINKKKIKELLVEDYANKSINDCKNCWASRLCQICYAMSFKDQKVNMRKKRYYCNFVRENMEKYLILYHKCLEINPKELEYLNKIKVE, from the coding sequence ATGAAGATGGAATGTTCACTCAGCAAAGAGGATGAGTATATTGAATATTTTAAAAAAAATACGAATAGTCCAAGAGTATTAGCCAAGCTTTTTAAAACAGATTCACTTTGTTATATTTATGATACTGGAACTAGTAAAGTTTTAAATTGCAGCGAACTTGAATATAAAATTTTGAAAAAAATCATAACAGGGAAAATAGATGAAATAGCAAATTTAAAGAATGAAATTAACGAAGAAGAATATTTTGAGGCAATGGCAAATATAAAGGATTCTATAGAACAAGAAGATATTTTAAAAGGCGGTAATGAATTTAAGTTTGTGTCACCAGGTCATTTTGAAGAATTAGATGATGAGTTAGATAATAAGGTAAGACAAATTGTATTAGAGTTAACAGGTAAGTGCAATTTAAGATGTTCGTATTGTATTTATTCTAATGATTATACAGAAAGAAGAAATTTTAACGAAAACGACATGACGGAAGATGTTGCTAAGAGGGCAATTGATTATATTAATTTACATGGAGATAAAGAAAAAGGTGTTGCTGTAACGTTCTATGGAGGAGAAGCACTTATAAAATTTGATTTGCTGAAAAAGTGTGTAGATTATGCAAGAAAAACAATTACAGATAAAGAAGTTACCTTTTCAGTTACAAGCAATTTAACATTAATGACAAAAGAAATAGCTGAATATATAGCATCTGTAAAAGGATTTAGTTTAACTGCTAGTATAGATGGACCTCAAGAAATTCATGATAGTTCAAGAAGAGATATTAATGGTAAGGGAAGCTTTGAGAGAGCAATAAGAGGTTTAAGGTATGTAGTAGATGCGTTTGGTGAGGATACAGAAAATAGATTAACGTTAAGCATGGTTTTTAATAGGCCATTTTCATTTGAGAAAATTAAAAAAATAGATAACTTTTTTAAAAGTTTGGATTGGTTGCCTGAAAAAATCAATAAAAATGTAACATACCCAACTGTAAGTGATGTTAATTATGATGAAGTTGAGAAAATGATTGAAAAAACTGGAGGCGTTACTGACTATTTGAGGATTTGGTCAGCAGAAACGTATTTAAATAAAGTGAAAAATTCAGAAGATAAGGAGTTTTTCTTAAGAGGAGCTGTTGAATCACCATTCATAAGAATTCATAATAGACCAATATTGATAAAGCATATTAAGGATAATAATTTAAATGCATGTTGTATTCCTGGTGGAAGAAAGATATATGTTTCCACAAATGGGGATTTTTTAGTGTGTGAGAGGATTGACGGGTCACCAGTAATAGGGAATGTATATGATGGAATAAATAAGAAAAAAATAAAAGAGTTATTAGTGGAAGATTATGCAAATAAATCGATAAATGATTGTAAAAATTGTTGGGCATCTAGACTGTGCCAAATATGTTATGCTATGAGTTTTAAGGATCAAAAAGTTAATATGAGGAAGAAAAGATACTATTGTAACTTTGTTAGAGAGAATATGGAAAAATATTTGATATTATATCATAAATGTTTAGAAATTAACCCCAAGGAATTAGAATATTTAAATAAAATTAAAGTGGAGTAG